One Defluviitoga tunisiensis genomic window carries:
- a CDS encoding NAD/NADP-dependent octopine/nopaline dehydrogenase family protein: protein MKISVVGAGNGGQALAGYLAMKGFDVSLFNRSRRRIYPIIQTRSIKIEGSVVEGEYKISFATTKIDEAIKGRKLILIVVPAFAHKELAEKMVPFLEDGQIIVLNPGRTGGALEFYNVLKSKGLKKDVIIAEAQTFIFASRMSNPGVTRIFRIKNAVPVSALPASRNPELAEILLQVMPEFDIVKSIIYTSFNNIAVVFHPATLILNAARVETTAGKFEFYFEGISPSVAKVLEIIDEERCNVMKLFNAEPLTAKEWLSYAYDVEGNTLYEAIRNNEGYRGIYAPTSLNNRYLLEDVPMSLVPISSFGKEFGVDTPIIDSMINIANVMLDGNFWKIGRTVEDLGLKGKSIEDIIKFVEEGE from the coding sequence ATTAAAATATCTGTAGTTGGTGCTGGAAATGGAGGACAAGCTTTGGCAGGTTATTTAGCTATGAAGGGGTTTGATGTTAGTCTTTTTAATAGATCAAGAAGAAGAATATATCCTATAATTCAGACACGTTCAATAAAGATAGAAGGTTCAGTTGTTGAGGGAGAATATAAAATTTCTTTTGCAACCACGAAGATAGATGAAGCGATAAAAGGAAGAAAATTGATTTTAATAGTAGTTCCAGCTTTTGCTCATAAAGAATTAGCTGAAAAGATGGTACCTTTTCTTGAAGATGGACAAATAATTGTACTGAATCCTGGCAGAACAGGTGGTGCTCTAGAGTTTTATAATGTTTTGAAAAGTAAAGGACTAAAAAAAGATGTTATTATAGCCGAAGCCCAAACCTTTATTTTTGCTTCTCGAATGTCTAATCCAGGAGTTACAAGAATTTTTAGAATAAAAAATGCCGTGCCAGTTTCTGCCTTACCAGCATCTAGAAATCCTGAATTGGCGGAAATATTGTTACAGGTCATGCCCGAATTTGATATTGTTAAAAGTATCATATATACTAGTTTTAATAATATAGCAGTTGTTTTTCATCCTGCCACATTAATTTTAAATGCCGCTAGAGTTGAAACAACTGCGGGTAAATTTGAGTTCTATTTTGAGGGTATTTCTCCTTCTGTTGCAAAAGTTCTTGAAATAATTGATGAAGAAAGATGTAATGTGATGAAACTTTTTAATGCGGAACCTTTGACTGCTAAAGAATGGCTTAGTTATGCCTATGATGTTGAAGGGAATACTTTATATGAAGCGATACGTAATAACGAAGGCTATAGAGGAATTTACGCCCCAACTAGTTTAAATAATAGATATCTTTTAGAAGATGTACCGATGAGTTTGGTCCCAATATCATCATTTGGTAAGGAATTTGGTGTCGATACTCCAATAATTGATTCTATGATAAATATAGCAAACGTGATGTTAGACGGCAATTTTTGGAAGATTGGAAGAACTGTTGAAGATTTAGGTCTAAAAGGCAAAAGCATTGAAGACATAATAAAGTTTGTTGAGGAGGGTGAATGA
- the rpmE gene encoding 50S ribosomal protein L31, with translation MKQGIHPELKLVTVKCACGAEHTLYTTVDNFRLEVCSKCHPFYKGDMGSQIIDTEGRVQKFKNRYKDFFENEN, from the coding sequence TTGAAACAAGGAATCCATCCAGAATTAAAGCTAGTTACAGTAAAATGTGCATGTGGCGCAGAACATACACTTTATACTACGGTAGACAACTTTAGATTAGAGGTTTGTTCCAAATGCCATCCTTTCTATAAAGGAGACATGGGTTCTCAAATTATAGATACTGAAGGTAGAGTTCAAAAATTCAAAAATAGGTATAAAGATTTTTTTGAAAATGAAAATTAA
- the hisS gene encoding histidine--tRNA ligase encodes MSNYKRIKGTKDIFGDEINYWYYVENSAKNTLEKYGFKEIRTPIIESEELFSRGVGQETDIVQKEMYTFEDKKGRLLTLRPEGTASVVRAYIENSLINLGSPQKFFYIGPMFRYEKPQSGRYREFYQIGAEIFGTDYPLADAELIHLLHEFFRSLKLTNFKIKINSIGTQKSREKYKKVLKEYYTPFLPNLCEDCQRRYNTNIMRLIDCKIDKEIASNAPSILDYLDNESKEHFEKLKKYLDILEVPYEIDPKIVRGLDYYSKTAFEVEHLDLGEQAVIAGGGRYDDLVEQLGGPKTPAVGFAMGIERIIEALKKEHIEVKKVSQIDVYIAYQGEQAELESIKLSKELRKNDIKTYLNLSKRNLGGQLKHADRLNAKLSIIMGDEEVVNDVVTVRNMETGEQTKVQRSWVIEVILEKLQEFY; translated from the coding sequence TTGAGTAATTATAAAAGAATAAAAGGAACTAAAGATATATTTGGAGACGAAATCAATTACTGGTATTATGTTGAAAATTCAGCTAAAAACACTCTTGAAAAATATGGTTTCAAAGAGATAAGAACCCCAATTATAGAAAGTGAAGAACTCTTCAGTAGGGGAGTTGGTCAAGAAACTGATATTGTTCAAAAAGAAATGTATACGTTTGAAGATAAAAAAGGTAGACTTTTAACTTTGAGACCAGAAGGAACAGCTTCTGTAGTTAGAGCATACATTGAAAATTCTTTGATAAACTTAGGTTCTCCTCAAAAGTTCTTTTATATAGGTCCTATGTTCAGATATGAAAAACCACAATCAGGTAGGTATAGAGAATTTTATCAAATAGGTGCTGAAATCTTCGGTACAGATTATCCTTTAGCTGATGCCGAACTTATACATCTCTTGCATGAATTTTTTAGATCTTTAAAATTAACTAACTTCAAAATAAAAATCAATTCCATAGGAACACAAAAAAGCCGAGAAAAATATAAAAAAGTGCTTAAAGAATACTACACGCCATTTTTACCTAATTTGTGCGAAGACTGTCAAAGACGCTATAATACTAACATCATGAGATTAATTGATTGTAAAATTGATAAAGAAATTGCTTCAAATGCACCTTCTATCCTTGATTATTTGGACAATGAAAGCAAAGAACATTTTGAGAAATTAAAGAAATATTTAGATATATTAGAAGTACCCTATGAAATAGATCCTAAAATAGTGAGGGGTTTAGATTATTATTCAAAAACTGCTTTTGAAGTAGAACATTTAGATTTAGGTGAACAAGCTGTTATAGCAGGTGGAGGAAGATACGACGACCTAGTCGAGCAACTTGGGGGCCCCAAGACCCCTGCAGTGGGATTTGCCATGGGTATAGAAAGAATTATAGAAGCACTTAAAAAAGAGCATATAGAAGTCAAAAAGGTATCACAAATCGATGTTTATATAGCTTATCAGGGAGAACAAGCTGAACTAGAAAGCATAAAGCTTTCTAAAGAATTGAGAAAAAATGACATAAAAACGTATTTAAATTTATCAAAAAGGAATTTAGGTGGTCAACTTAAGCACGCAGATAGACTGAATGCAAAGCTTTCGATAATTATGGGAGACGAAGAAGTTGTAAATGATGTAGTAACAGTAAGAAACATGGAAACAGGGGAACAAACAAAAGTTCAAAGAAGCTGGGTAATTGAAGTAATTTTGGAAAAACTACAAGAATTTTACTAA
- a CDS encoding cobalamin B12-binding domain-containing protein (Presence of a B(12) (cobalamin)-binding domain implies dependence on cobalamin itself, in one of its several forms, or in some unusual lineages, dependence on a cobalamin-like analog.), with protein sequence MKKILAASIGIDVHIAGILNFLELAKREGYEVVNLGAAVPINKLIESIENEKPDIVAISYRLGADALTKLLDEFFRKVKELDIYKKIDFIFGGTLETGEVARKYGIFKKIFDGSEEEEDVVLFLRGQMKYEEKKNYPDNLPERIEFKSPYPLIRHHIGLQTIEETIEEIKKLADSELLDIISLAPDQNCQQYFFEPDKMDPNQDGAGGAPIRSKEDFINLYQASRRGNYPLVRCYSGTTHIVDFSKLLKQTINNAWAAIPIFWYSELDKRSKRTLLAAITENMQGIKWNAENDVPVEVNDSHQWELRYAHDSLAVATAYLSAYIAKKLGVRWYVQQYMMNTPPNLSPKMDIAKAIAKLELVESLQDENFIPYRMVRTGLLSFPADPNSAMGQLVASMFYASYLNPHIIHVVSYCEAMKRATSKEILESVKMVRKANSLASRGLPDFKSDPEIKSRIDLLKNEAMVIIEKIKEFSIDKEDPLTDPETLYMAVKTGILDAVGLQGNSIAQGKIKVAVINGAYEAVDDQGNILREKERLRKII encoded by the coding sequence ATGAAGAAAATATTAGCTGCTTCGATAGGCATAGATGTGCACATTGCTGGAATACTTAATTTTTTAGAATTGGCAAAAAGAGAAGGTTATGAAGTAGTTAATTTAGGCGCAGCTGTACCTATAAATAAGCTTATTGAAAGTATTGAAAATGAAAAACCTGACATAGTAGCTATTAGTTACAGGTTAGGAGCAGACGCATTAACTAAACTTTTGGACGAATTTTTTCGAAAAGTTAAAGAGCTAGATATATATAAAAAGATAGATTTTATTTTCGGTGGAACTCTTGAAACAGGAGAAGTAGCACGAAAGTATGGTATATTCAAAAAGATTTTTGATGGTTCTGAAGAGGAAGAAGATGTAGTGCTTTTTTTAAGAGGTCAAATGAAGTATGAAGAAAAGAAAAATTATCCTGATAATTTACCCGAAAGGATAGAATTTAAATCACCTTATCCTTTAATAAGGCATCATATAGGTCTTCAAACAATTGAGGAAACGATTGAAGAAATAAAAAAATTAGCGGATTCAGAACTTTTGGATATTATTTCACTTGCGCCTGATCAAAACTGTCAGCAATATTTTTTTGAACCAGATAAGATGGATCCTAATCAGGATGGAGCAGGTGGAGCACCTATAAGATCTAAAGAAGATTTTATAAATTTATATCAAGCAAGTCGAAGAGGAAATTATCCTCTAGTTAGGTGTTATTCTGGAACTACTCATATAGTGGATTTTTCAAAACTATTAAAACAAACTATAAATAATGCTTGGGCTGCCATTCCAATTTTTTGGTATTCTGAGCTCGATAAACGTTCTAAAAGAACGTTATTAGCAGCAATTACAGAAAATATGCAAGGAATAAAATGGAATGCAGAAAATGATGTACCAGTTGAGGTAAACGATTCTCATCAATGGGAGTTAAGATACGCACATGATAGTCTTGCAGTTGCAACAGCTTATTTATCAGCATATATAGCTAAAAAGTTAGGAGTAAGATGGTATGTTCAACAGTATATGATGAATACCCCACCGAACTTATCCCCAAAAATGGATATCGCAAAAGCTATTGCAAAACTAGAATTAGTTGAATCTTTACAAGACGAAAATTTTATTCCTTATAGAATGGTTAGAACTGGTCTTCTTTCATTTCCAGCAGATCCAAACAGTGCAATGGGACAACTTGTAGCTTCTATGTTTTATGCATCGTATTTGAATCCTCATATAATTCATGTTGTTTCTTATTGTGAAGCTATGAAACGAGCTACTTCTAAAGAGATTTTAGAAAGTGTGAAGATGGTTAGAAAGGCCAATTCTTTGGCTTCAAGAGGGTTGCCAGATTTTAAAAGCGATCCAGAAATTAAAAGTAGAATAGATCTATTAAAAAATGAGGCTATGGTTATAATTGAAAAGATAAAGGAATTTTCTATTGACAAAGAAGATCCATTGACCGACCCAGAAACGTTATATATGGCAGTAAAAACAGGAATATTAGACGCTGTGGGCTTACAAGGTAATAGTATAGCTCAAGGAAAAATTAAGGTTGCTGTCATAAATGGAGCATATGAGGCGGTTGATGATCAAGGTAATATTTTAAGAGAGAAAGAAAGACTCAGAAAGATAATATAA
- a CDS encoding glucose-1-phosphate thymidylyltransferase: MKALILCAGKGTRLRPLTLTNAKPLIPIANKPTIMYSIEKIKESGISDIGIVVSPENIEAFQRVLGDGSSLDIKITYIIQEKPQGLAHAVKVAKDFLNNEDFLMFLGDNLVHFDLKSFIKKFEQSEYESYILLTPVENPWDFGIALIEDSKVVKVVEKPKVPPSNLAIVGVYIFTPLIFEAIDHLSPSWRGEYEITDAIQWLIDNSKNVGAHIIEGWWKDTGKPEDLIEANRKILSELKEMQIEGEIREDSLIQGNVVIGKNTKIINSIIRGPAIVGDNTTISNSYIGPYTSIGDGVYISSSEIEHSIILNDANILNIPVRIESSVIGENANIISIERKPHSIKLILGDYSHIQIPK; this comes from the coding sequence ATGAAAGCTCTTATACTTTGTGCAGGAAAAGGAACAAGACTACGACCTTTAACACTAACAAATGCAAAGCCATTGATTCCTATAGCAAACAAACCAACTATTATGTATAGCATAGAAAAAATAAAAGAATCAGGAATTTCAGACATAGGAATCGTAGTAAGCCCAGAAAATATTGAAGCATTTCAAAGAGTATTGGGAGACGGAAGTTCTCTAGATATAAAAATAACTTATATTATTCAAGAAAAACCTCAAGGATTAGCTCACGCAGTTAAAGTTGCAAAAGATTTTTTAAACAATGAGGATTTTTTAATGTTTTTAGGAGACAACCTCGTACATTTTGATCTTAAAAGTTTTATTAAAAAATTTGAACAAAGTGAATATGAATCTTATATTTTACTCACACCTGTAGAAAACCCTTGGGATTTTGGTATTGCGTTGATAGAAGATTCGAAAGTTGTAAAAGTTGTTGAAAAACCTAAGGTACCTCCCTCAAATCTTGCTATAGTAGGTGTATATATTTTTACACCTCTAATATTCGAAGCAATTGATCACTTATCTCCTTCCTGGCGTGGTGAATATGAGATAACAGATGCTATTCAATGGTTAATAGACAACTCTAAAAATGTTGGTGCACATATTATTGAAGGATGGTGGAAGGATACCGGAAAACCTGAAGATCTAATTGAAGCGAACAGAAAAATACTAAGTGAATTAAAAGAAATGCAGATAGAAGGAGAAATAAGAGAAGATTCATTAATTCAAGGTAATGTAGTTATTGGGAAAAATACCAAAATCATCAATTCCATTATAAGAGGTCCTGCAATAGTTGGCGACAATACCACAATAAGTAATTCATACATTGGACCATATACAAGTATTGGAGATGGCGTTTATATATCTTCTTCAGAAATAGAACATAGTATCATATTAAATGATGCAAACATTTTAAACATACCTGTTAGAATAGAATCATCAGTTATTGGAGAAAATGCAAATATCATCTCGATAGAAAGGAAACCACATTCAATAAAATTAATCTTAGGAGATTATAGTCACATACAAATTCCAAAATAG
- a CDS encoding S1 RNA-binding domain-containing protein, whose product MVNESLATGDTVKAKVVDIKKFGAFVELENKEEGFIHISKISKKYVKEISDFLTVGQEIEGKIIGKTKDGKYELSLKENNDELIDEATNNSQNFEKKLNQYLKDSDKKIPEYRKHLDKKRNIKKR is encoded by the coding sequence GTGGTAAACGAAAGCTTAGCAACAGGAGATACAGTTAAAGCGAAAGTGGTTGATATTAAAAAGTTTGGTGCTTTTGTAGAGTTGGAAAACAAAGAAGAAGGATTTATACATATTTCTAAAATATCCAAAAAATATGTAAAAGAGATTTCCGATTTTTTAACCGTCGGTCAAGAAATTGAAGGAAAAATTATCGGAAAAACAAAGGATGGAAAGTATGAATTATCTCTAAAAGAGAATAATGATGAACTAATCGATGAGGCCACAAATAACTCCCAAAACTTTGAAAAGAAGTTGAATCAATACCTAAAAGATAGCGATAAAAAAATCCCCGAATATAGGAAGCACTTAGACAAAAAAAGAAACATAAAGAAAAGATAA